In Bacillus rossius redtenbacheri isolate Brsri chromosome 15, Brsri_v3, whole genome shotgun sequence, one genomic interval encodes:
- the LOC134539661 gene encoding octopamine receptor beta-3R-like, with protein sequence MGTIIVAAVLGNALVIISVVRHRKLRIITNYYVVSLAMADMLVALCAMTFNASVELTGGTWLFGYFMCDVWNSLDVYFSTASILHLCCISVDRYYAIVRPLEYPITMTHRTVSFMLVWVWLLPALISFTPIFLGWYTTEDHQRFREENPDVCVFVVNKYYAMISSGVSFWIPGVVMVTMYYRIYKEAVRQREALSRTSSNILLNSIHQHRTSQMGRHGHRYLHPSDGSVQPPGRLSGDSVDSRQSCESTGPRTKFALPPAEHRFGTHMKSQ encoded by the exons ATGGGCACCATCATCGTGGCCGCCGTGCTGGGCAACGCCCTCGTCATCATCAGCGTCGTCCGCCACCGCAAACTGCGCATCATCACCAACTACTACGTGGTGTCGCTCGCCATGGCAGACATGCTGGTGGCGCTCTGCGCCATGACCTTCAACGCGAGCGTCGAGCTGACGGGCGGCACGTGGCTGTTCGGGTACTTCATGTGCGATGTGTGGAACTCCCTGGACGTGTACTTCTCGACGGCGTCCATCCTGCACCTGTGCTGCATCAGCGTGGACCGCTACTACGCCATCGTGCGACCGCTGGAGTACCCGATCACGATGACGCACCGCACGGTGTCCTTCATGCTGGTGTGGGTGTGGCTGCTGCCGGCGCTGATATCCTTCACGCCCATCTTCCTGGGCTGGTACACCACGGAGGACCACCAGCGCTTCAGGGAGGAGAACCCGGACGTGTGCGTGTTCGTCGTCAACAAGTACTACGCGATGATCTCCTCTGGGGTGTCGTTCTGGATCCCCGGGGTGGTGATGGTCACCATGTACTACCGCATCTACAAGGAGGCGGTGCGGCAGCGCGAGGCTCTGTCGCGCACCTCCAGCAACATCCTGCTCAACAGCATCCACCAGCACAGGACCAGCCAGATGGGGCGGCACGGGCACCGGTACCTGCACCCCAGCGACGGCAGCGTCCAGCCTCCTGGTCGCCTCAGCGGCGATAGCGTTGACAGCCGGCAGTCGTGCGAGTCGACGGGGCCCCGCACCAAGTTCGCGCTGCCGCCCGCCGAG CACAGGTTTGGAACACACATGAAGAGCCAGTAA